Proteins from a single region of Chaetodon trifascialis isolate fChaTrf1 chromosome 10, fChaTrf1.hap1, whole genome shotgun sequence:
- the scamp5a gene encoding secretory carrier-associated membrane protein 5, with translation MAENNFPPLPRFIPLKPCFYQDFNEIPDQRRTMCKRLYYLWILNSATLAVNLIGCLAWMCGGGGATNFGMAFLWLILFTPCSYVCWFRPIYKAFKTDSSFNFMAFFFVFMAQVVISIIQTVGIPGWGVCGWLATITFFSTNIGSAVVMLIPTIMFTAVAVLSFIALTKVHNFYRGSGGSLGKAQEEWATGAWKNPHVQQAAQQAAMGAAQGAMQQNQYSAAPTYNYDDPM, from the exons ATGGCAG AAAACAACTTCCCACCCCTGCCTCGATTCATCCCCCTCAAGCCATGTTTTTACCAAGACTTCAATGAGATCCCAGACCAGCGTCGCACCATGTGCAAGAGGCTCTACTACCTGTGGATCT TGAATAGTGCCACGCTGGCTGttaatctgattggctgtctggCGTGGATGTGTGGAGGTGGCGGAGCGACCAACTTCGGCATGGCCTTCCTGTGGCTGATCCTCTTCACCCCCTGCTCTTACGTGTGCTGGTTCAGGCCCATCTACAAGGCCTTCAA GACGGACAGCTCTTTCAACTTTATGGCTTTCTTCTTCGTCTTCATGGCGCAGGTGGTGATCAGTATTATCCAGACTGTCGGCATTCCTGGTTGGGGAGTGTG TGGCTGGTTGGCTACCATCACCTTCTTCAGCACCAACATTGGCTCAGCTGTGGTCATGCTGATTCCCACCATCATGTTTACTGCGGTGGCTGTACTCTCCTTCATCGCCCTCACAAAG GTTCATAACTTCTACCGTGGCAGTGGTGGCAGCCTGGGTAAGGCCCAAGAGGAGTGGGCCACCGGGGCCTGGAAGAACCCCCACGTCCAGCAGGCGGCTCAGCAGGCGGCCATGGGAGCTGCGCAGGGAGCCATGCAGCAGAACCAGTACTCAGCAGCTCCCACCTACAACTACGATGACCCGATGTAG
- the parp16 gene encoding protein mono-ADP-ribosyltransferase PARP16 has product MQPPLPPEAVRELVCSCLHRDPVAADLRCSLFVASAENYKRDSLLRPFPPRYISGDSKDFEELLADVKSLPGVRDLVRLRPGEGDHHLALTHWILSSKSFAVKTLQKDEYAKLCNLTENEGISAPVPDFLFELEYCDQMNARFEKTRAGRDVFYAFHGSRLENFHSIIHNGLHCHLNKNSVFGEGTYLTSDLSMAVLYSPHSSGWRESLLGPLLSCVALCEVIDHPDVKCQVKKKDSEIIDRQRSRAKNSEGGEVPQRYFVVTNNQLLRVKYLLVYSQRRHLSRHSRSTSWLLRHHFAVMMGLYLLLLIFIGAFNSTTFVSFWNRLFR; this is encoded by the exons ATGCAGCCACCGCTCCCACCTGAGGCGGTCAGAGAGCTGGTGTGCTCCTGTCTGCACAGAGACCCAGTAGCTGCAGACCTCCGCTGCAGCCTGTTTGTTGCTTCTGCAGAGAACTACAAGAGGGATTCTTTGCTCAGACCTTTTCCTCCAAGATACATCAGTGGTGACAGTAAGGACTTTGAGGAGCTG TTGGCAGATGTGAAATCTTTGCCTGGTGTCAGAGACCTTGTGAGACTGCGACCCGGAGAGGGAGATCATCATCTGGCTCTCACACATTGGATTCTCTCTTCAAAGAGCTTCGCGGTGAAAACGCTGCAGAAAGACGAG TACGCCAAACTTTGTAACCTGACGGAAAATGAAGGCATTTCTGCGCCTGTGCCAGACTTCCTGTTTGAGCTGGAGTACTGTGATCAGATGAATGCCAGGTTTGAGAAGACAAGGGCAGGCAGAGACGTCTTCTATGCTTTCCATGGGAGCCGCCTGGAGAACTTTCACTCCATCATTCATAATGGGCTGCACTGTCACCTCAACAAG AACTCAGTGTTTGGAGAGGGGACCTACCTCACCAGTGACCTCAGCATGGCTGTGCTCTACAGCCCCCACAGCAGCGGCTGGCGAGAAAGTCTCCTGGGTCCACTGCTCAGCTGCGTTGCCTTGTGTGAAGTCATTGATCACCCAGATGTTAAGTGCCAGGTGAAGAAAAAAG ATTCTGAAATCATTGACCGTCAGCGCTCAAGAGCAAAGAACAGCGAAGGAGGGGAAGTACCGCAGAGGTACTTTGTCGTCACCAACAATCAGCTTTTGCGTGTCAAGTACCTGCTCGTTTACTCTCAGAGGAGGCACCTGTCCAG acaTTCCCGCAGCACCTCCTGGCTGCTCAGACACCATTTTGCCGTGATGATGGGTCTCTACCTTCTGCTGCTCATATTCATCGGTGCCTTTAACTCCACCACCTTCGTATCCTTTTGGAACAGACTGTTCAGGTGA
- the LOC139337112 gene encoding cysteine-rich motor neuron 1 protein, whose product MWMLFFLSALLGALGSEDTPSRGAQQLQALHCPPCEQIHCSSQRALKLQCKGGVTTGVCGCCPVCARVEGETCGGTWDYLGKCDEGLVCVYQDSAADKPDEERKGICKAVIEPSDAESCHPECTREYCAANPSEICSARFVSLEKTACQGSCQHTSCSSCLLLKSPSCPQTCTLSDSSCLRHFGKCVHNHLTATQNPVCHNNLQTNPEGHFLCLVPACPKTSQ is encoded by the exons ATGTGGATGCTCTTCTTTCTGAGTGCCTTGTTGGGGGCACTGGGGTCAGAGGACACGCCCTCTAGAGGAGCTCAGCAGCTTCAGGCTCTCCACTGCCCCCCCTGCGAGCAGATACACTGCTCCTCCCAGCGGGCGCTGAAGCTCCAGTGTAAAGGTGGTGTGACGACAGGTGTCTGCGGCTGCTGCCCCGTCTGTGCCAGAGTGGAGGGGGAGACCTGTGGAGGAACGTGGGACTATCTGGGCAAGTGTGACGAGGGACTGGTGTGTGTTTACCAGGACTCAGCAGCTGACAAACCGGACGAAGAGCGCAAAGGGATCTGTAAAGCAG tgattGAACCCTCGGATGCAGAGAGCTGTCACCCAGAGTGCACCAGGGAATACTGTGCGGCCAACCCCTCTGAAATCTGCTCTGCCag GTTTGTTTCTCTGGAGAAGACGGCGTGCCAGGGCTCCTGCCAGCACACCTCCTGTTCAAGCTGTCTGCTGCTAAAATCCCCATCATGCCCCCAGACCTGCACGCTCTCCGATTCTTCCTGTCTACGTCACTTTGGGAAGTGTGTACACAATCACCTGACAGCGACTCAAAATCCTGTATGCCACAACAACCTGCAG actaACCCTGAGGggcattttctgtgtttggtcCCAGCCTGTCCAAAAACATCGCAGTAA